One window from the genome of Drosophila albomicans strain 15112-1751.03 chromosome 2L, ASM965048v2, whole genome shotgun sequence encodes:
- the LOC117563726 gene encoding putative leucine-rich repeat-containing protein DDB_G0290503 isoform X4, producing MENRAAVELEFEFTSHKSKSKLRENELLTALSEKDSTIENLQKSLNDLSSEVLRNSKDDHMRSICPALETSCELICRKCVDLERLLEEYNNKPNDKNGAVAIDCECEQLRADIANTRAQLEGVQNAYKQITSDVAEKTELCDRLSRNVISAEEAKFTLQGKCDDLEQAQLRHEELIKIMQDEYDKIQQKYNALQHDYEILERTASSTEEEHKMLQTENESLQREISTLKQCVEEMQLKLLETTVSDVHEALVQQLKTSNEELMANLANMETKYCDLQGEYDDLSNQLVDSVQDGDSLREQFTALQETLKKTPLETDRLHAHIEQLEKEVNEKNQLLEATESTINEMREQMTNLQSELLEKSVIVNKVEDYQRQIESLEKQHAEMTMVCEELQEKVKETTINDSLSKSTTTMIAPDIDFEQEQEIGILKERLAQLNGELKQLQTEIKKQLIVVQQKDELIETMQLEMQELNERCLSMDVQIVELRSNVQQQQQLLDLQATKLAADANRIDQLQESNAKLTERSIKAEETLEERLNLAADIDSSKAEYEKHLQHLQLTLDTARVEFAKQEKINKDELDNANLEFLQKIEVSESRYRENLHKYNTEWEDRLQKLNSEGEAKLLAVNAEIAAEREQFIQEKHELESLYDESKKTIVELQDKLSFMVEDNEKVKAYADFEILSNEKLTNLHEKYERQLKDFEQLKLNLDSLELEKNALQAVVDDNKQIIQRLSQELESEQNVRQIETSKLNRELENAIEANSKAKSEYSEQLETYTEKISDLQEELRQANLMASDIEKLNLERQQIQEVLAKTKEHNMFLEKKADELESALLLAQNEVTTHRTQLESLQSKLDYTQEAKNNFSSAEAAYTQKLHELEKEMSEQAHQYNRKIEELISSEAELNFKMEALLKRKLELEASNDKLAASQELLNQEREHNANLQQSNDQLKSQLKAKQTEWNTLQQKLQQQETQLNIKQTEFNILQKSADVTNSQLLTLKQTLHQAESQLELKQTDCDTLQQSLQEATSLLDSKQTEFDAVQLTIKQMSEDNKEAHDSLEQAESQLKTKQAECNALKESLQQAACELETKQAAFDALQMSFKDLQCKLETKQAADCSLQQVESELKAKQAECSSLQQSLQQATSLLDSKQAEFDAVQLTIKQMSEDNKEAHDSLEQAESQLKTKQAECNALKESLQQATCELETKQAAFDALQMSFKDLQCKLEAKHAADCSLQQVESELKAKQAECSSLQQSLQQAASQLQNKQDALDALQLTLNQTQLQLDSKQEAHTAVQTAESQIKAKQAECNSLHNFLQESRSNLHQVESQLKAKQAECNSLQQSLQKAVSQLDSKQAALDASLRQSDLQLKAKQTDCDSLQQTVQELKAQLAASEEMVLRAKELQIEFDKLKSNQNSLQAERERLDATISSLLEDKRNLEEKLCSTNEIVQKLEMDLKSKSNCSNISFDSTTSNTSPAPRKSLDRDHHIPRKSLISESEVRRNRRISTHDERRQSYWNDSRHVACMTDPVDTNCNCTELDRKLKECQFELFVRESKVTALSIELKNHPLKEENAQLKKRLQEEQQKSRDEIKRMKSKNSDLMSKVNAFSASAAISSSGNCAAIPLQKLTSVETQTESDLVVELKKTTEKLNDCIQVCRHRYNHIKDLEERLKQNENSDTSNISSQTIGQINLLKSKLEIQKKEIATLTNKYEYAKKALKLRKDEIEELRKGAGTAVTAACSK from the exons ATGGAGAATCGTGCTGCCGTCGAGCTGGAGTTTGAATTTACAAGTCATAAgtcaaaatcaaaactaaGAGAAAATGAATTGCTTACGGCGTTGTCGGAAAAGGACAGTACCATCGAAAATCTGCAAAAGTCGCTAAATGATCTGTCGAGTGAGGTACTCCGGAACAGCAAAGATGATCATATGCGTTCCATTTGCCCGGCTCTGGAAACTAGCTGCGAACTGATCTGTCGCAAATGTGTAGATTTGGAACGCCTATTAGAGGAATATAACAATAAGCCCAACGACAAAAATGGTGCTGTTGCAATTGATTGTGAATGTGAACAGTTGAGAGCAGATATCGCCAACACTCGTGCTCAGCTTGAAGGCGTTCAGAATGCCTATAAGCAAATAACCAGTGATGTGGCTGAGAAGACGGAGTTGTGCGATCGTCTAAGCCGTAATGTTATCTCTGCAGAGGAGGCCAAGTTTACGCTGCAAGGAAAATGTGATGATCTCGAGCAAGCGCAGCTTCGTCATGAGGAGCTTATAAAGATAATGCAAGATGAATATGACAAGATTCAGCAGAAGTACAACGCTTTACAACACGATTATGAGATATTGGAACGCACTGCTAGTTCTACAGAAGAAGAGCACAAGATGTTGCAGACTGAGAATGAAAGTTTGCAGAGGGAAATCAGTACATTAAAACAATGTGTTGaggaaatgcaattgaaacttCTAGAAACAACTGTCTCCGATGTTCACGAAGCTCTTGTACAGCAGCTTAAGACGAGCAATGAGGAGCTCATGGCGAACTTGGCCAATATGGAGACCAAATATTGCGACTTGCAGGGAGAATACGATGATCTTTCCAATCAGCTTGTTGATAGTGTGCAAGACGGTGATAGTTTGCGAGAACAGTTCACTGCGCTGCAGGAGACTCTGAAAAAGACGCCATTGGAGACAGATCGATTGCATGCACACATTGAACAACTAGAGAAAGAAGTTAATGAAAAAAATCAGCTTTTGGAAGCCACCGAAAGCACAATAAATGAGATGCGCGAACAGATGACAAATCTGCAGTCTGAGTTGTTGGAGAAATCTGTGATAGTAAACAAAGTGGAGGACTATCAACGTCAGATCGAGTCGCTCGAGAAACAACATGCCGAAATGACGATGGTCTGCGAAGAGCTGCAGGAGAAGGTTAAAGAGACCACTATTAACGATAGTTTGTCAAAGAGCACAACTACTATGATTGCGCCTGATATTGATTTTGAGCAGGAGCAAGAAATTGGTATTCTCAAGGAAAGGCTCGCCCAATTGAATGGCGAACTCAAACAGTTGCAgactgaaattaaaaaacaattaattgtgGTTCAACAAAAGGATGAACTTATTGAAACGATGCAATTGGAGATGCAGGAGCTAAATGAGCGTTGTTTATCCATGGATGTGCAGATAGTAGAACTTCGTTCGAATgttcaacaacagcaacaactgcttGATCTGCAGGCTACCAAATTGGCAGCCGATGCCAATCGAATTGATCAGTTACAGGAATCCAATGCAAAGCTAACAGAGCGTAGCATTAAAGCAGAGGAAACGCTAGAGGAACGTCTCAATCTGGCCGCGGACATTGATAGCTCGAAAGCAGAATACGAAAAGCATCTTCAGCATTTGCAATTGACACTGGACACTGCCAGGGTGGAATTCGCTAAACAGGAGAAGATAAATAAGGATGAACTTGATAATGCCAATTTAGAGTTTTTGCAAAAGATTGAGGTAAGCGAGAGTAGATACCGAGAGAACCTCCATAAATACAATACCGAATGGGAAGATCGATTACAAAAACTCAATTCCGAAGGTGAAGCTAAATTGTTGGCTGTTAATGCAGAAATTGCTGCTGAAAGGGAACAATTTATTCAAGAAAAACACGAACTGGAATCACTCTATGATGAGAGTAAGAAAACCATTGTGGAGCTGCAAGATAAGTTAAGCTTCATGGTGGAAGACAATGAGAAAGTAAAAGCATACGCAGACTTCGAAATATTGTCTAATGAAAAGCTTACAAATCTgcatgaaaaatatgaaagacAACTTAAAGATTTCGAgcaattaaaactaaacttagaCAGCTTAGAACTGGAAAAGAACGCGCTACAAGCTGTTGTGGATGATAACAAACAAATCATTCAGCGTTTGTCTCAAGAACTTGAATCTGAACAAAATGTGCGACAAATCGAAACAAGCAAATTGAACCGTGAATTAGAGAATGCCATAGAAGCTAATAGTAAAGCAAAGTCTGAGTACAGCGAACAATTAGAAACATACACTGAAAAAATTAGCGATCTCCAAGAAGAATTGAGACAGGCGAACCTAATGGCCAGCGACATTGAGAAACTTAATTTAGAACGGCAGCAAATACAAGAAGTTTTAGCTAAGACAAAGGAGCACAATATGTTTTTGGAAAAGAAAGCAGACGAACTTGAAAGCGCATTATTATTGGCTCAGAATGAAGTAACGACACATAGAACGCAGTTGGAGAGCTTGCAATCGAAACTAGATTATACTCAGGAAGCAAAGAATAACTTTAGTTCCGCGGAGGCCGCATATACTCAAAAGCTACATGAACTAGAAAAAGAAATGTCGGAGCAGGCACATCAATACAATCGCAAAATAGAGGAATTGATAAGTTCAGAGGCCGAACTTAACTTCAAGATGGAAGCATTGCTAAAGAGAAAGCTCGAGCTAGAGGCTTCGAACGACAAACTGGCCGCTTCGCAAGAGCTCTTGAATCAGGAACGTGAACATAACGCGAATTTGCAACAAAGCAACGATCAGTTGAAGTCGCAGCTAAAGGCTAAGCAAACTGAGTGGAACACCCTACAGCaaaagctgcaacagcaagagACGCAACTAAATATTAAGCAAACTGaattcaacattttgcaaaaaagCGCAGATGTGACAAATTCGCAGCTACTTACATTGAAGCAGACTCTTCATCAAGCTGAGTCGCAACTTGAACTCAAACAGACCGATTGTGATACATTACAGCAGTCCTTGCAAGAAGCAACGTCTCTGTTAGACAGTAAGCAGACCGAATTTGATGCAGTACAGCTGACTATAAAGCAAATGTCAGAGGATAACAAAGAGGCCCATGATTCGTTGGAACAAGCAGAGTCGCAACTTAAAACAAAGCAGGCCGAATGTAATGCATTGAAAGAGTCCTTGCAACAAGCAGCTTGTGAATTAGAAACTAAACAAGCTGCCTTCGATGCGTTGCAGATGTCTTTCAAGGATCTGCAGTGTAAGTTAGAAACCAAACAAGCGGCTGACTGTTCGTTACAACAAGTAGAATCAGAACTCAAAGCGAAGCAAGCGGAATGTAGTTCTCTGCAGCAGTCATTGCAACAAGCAACTTCTCTGTTAGACAGTAAGCAAGCCGAATTCGATGCAGTGCAGCTGACTATAAAGCAAATGTCAGAGGATAACAAAGAGGCCCATGATTCGTTGGAACAAGCAGAGTCGCAACTTAAAACAAAGCAGGCCGAATGTAATGCATTGAAAGAGTCCTTGCAACAAGCAACTTGTGAATTAGAAACTAAACAAGCTGCCTTCGATGCGTTGCAGATGTCTTTCAAGGATCTGCAATGTAAGTTAGAAGCCAAACATGCGGCTGACTGTTCGTTGCAACAAGTAGAGTCAGAACTCAAGGCGAAGCAAGCGGAATGTAGTTCTCTGCAGCAGTCATTGCAACAAGCAGCGTCTCAGCTACAGAATAAGCAAGATGCCCTCGATGCATTGCAGCTAACTTTAAATCAAACGCAGCTTCAGTTAGATTCTAAGCAAGAGGCCCATACTGCTGTGCAGACAGCTGAGTCACAAATCAAAGCGAAGCAAGCGGAATGTAATTCTCTGCATAATTTCTTACAAGAATCAAGAAGCAACTTGCATCAAGTAGAGTCTCAACTTAAAGCAAAGCAGGCTGAATGTAATTCTCTGCAACAATCTTTGCAAAAAGCAGTGTCTCAGCTAGACTCTAAACAAGCTGCATTAGATGCTTCATTGCGACAATCAGATTTGCAGCTCAAAGCTAAGCAGACTGACTGCGATTCATTGCAACAGACCGTGCAAGAGCTTAAAGCCCAACTGGCGGCAAGTGAGGAAATGGTCCTCAGAGCTAAAGAGTTACAAATAGAATTTGATAAGCTG AAATCTAATCAAAATAGTTTACAAGCTGAACGAGAACGTTTGGATGCAACCATTTCTAGTTTATTGGAGGACAAACGCAATTTGGAGGAAAAACTTTGCAGTACAAATGAGATTGTGCAGAAATTGGAGATggatttaaaaagtaaatcaaattgCAGTAATATTTCGTTTGATTCAACTACATCAAATACTTCACCAGCTCCTCGAAAGAGTTTGGATCGGGATCATCATATACCGCGG AAATCGTTAATCTCTGAGTCGGAGGTGCGCAGAAATAGGCGGATTAGTACTCACGACGAGCGACGTCAGTCATATTGGAATGATTCCCGACACGTAGCCTGTATGACAGATCCTGTGG ATACCAACTGTAATTGCACGGAACTCGATCGCAAGTTGAAAGAATGCCAATTTGAGCTGTTCGTAAGGGAGAGCAAAGTGACCGCACTGAGCATCGAGCTGAAAAATCATCCGTTGAAAGAAGAAAATGCTCAATTGAAGAAGCGCCTACAGGAAGAGCAGCAAAAGTCGCGAGATGAAATTAAGCGAATGAAGAGTAAGAACTCCGATCTTATGAGTAAAGTTAACGCATTCTCCGCATCTGCTGCCATCTCGTCTAGCGGTAATTGCGCTGCGATTCCACTTCAAAAGCTAACGAGTGTTGAGACTCAAACAGAGTCCGACTTAGTGGTGGAGCTCAAAAAGACAACAGAGAAATTAAACGACTGTATCCAGGTGTGTCGACATCGCTACAATCATATAAAGGATCTGGAAGAGAGATTAAAACAGAATGAAAATAGCGATACTTCCAATATTTCTTCCCAGACAATCGgtcaaattaatttgcttaag TCCAAATTGGAGATACAGAAAAAGGAGATAGCTACGCTCAccaataaatatgaatacgCCAAAAAGGCGCTAAAATTGCGAAAGGATGAGATAGAAGAATTGCGCAAAGGCGCTGGCACAGCCGTAACAGCAGCATgttctaaataa